A window of the Gossypium hirsutum isolate 1008001.06 chromosome A03, Gossypium_hirsutum_v2.1, whole genome shotgun sequence genome harbors these coding sequences:
- the LOC107886207 gene encoding transcription factor ICE1, whose product MLPRVNGGVIWMEDKEDEDSASWNRTNYNSNNNNNNNNSGVIMENKEDMGTFSTFKSMLDDEWYVGNNSISSHQDIRDLSFTSNLGDHHRDNLLLHHHSLPSVDSSSSCSPSSSVFNHLNPSQVQYFCQPKPNLSSILNFVSNSPLDHGFDLSEIGFLDNQATNGINLLNRGNAGVLGSLTDLGHDNHLDPANLCPEAQFSSSRIAQLPENGAGFAGFQGFDENPGNALFLKRSKLLRPLESCPSVGAQPNLFQKRAAMRKNSTDSGPNFGVLDGGKVSVSSGTGGDKGKKEMGKEENEKRKINSRDDVEDVSIDGSALNYDSDEFTENTKVEETLKNGGNTINANTSATGGDQNQKGKRKGLPAKNLMAERRRRKKLNDRLYMLRSVVPKISKMDRASILGDAIEYLKELLQRINDLHNELESILPSSSLTPTTSSFHPLTPTPATFPSRIKDELGPSSSPGLNGQPARVEVRLREGKAVNIHMFCGRRPGLLLSIIRALDNLGLDAQQAVISCFNGFSMDIFRAEQCKEGQDINPENIKAVLLDSTGFPNMI is encoded by the exons ATGCTTCCAAGGGTTAATGGCGGTGTTATTTGGATGGAAgataaagaagatgaagactcAGCTTCATGGAACCGAACCAACTACAACagcaacaataataataacaacaataacagTGGTGTTATAATGGAGAACAAAGAAGATATGGGTACTTTTTCAACATTCAAATCCATGTTAGATGATGAATGGTACGTAGGAAACAACAGCATTTCAAGCCATCAAGATATTAGAGACCTTTCCTTTACTTCAAATCTTGGTGACCATCATAGAGAtaatcttttgctccatcatcaTTCTCTTCCTTCAGTGGATTCTTCATCTTCATGTTCACCATCTTCCTCCGTTTTCAACCATCTTAACCCATCTCAGGTGCAGTACTTTTGCCAACCAAAACCAAACTTATCTTCAATCCTTAATTTTGTTTCTAATAGCCCTTTAGACCATGGTTTTGATTTGAGTGAAATTGGGTTCCTTGACAACCAAGCAACAAATGGTATTAATTTGTTGAACAGGGGAAATGCTGGGGTTTTGGGTAGTTTAACTGATCTAGGTCATGATAATCATTTAGACCCTGCTAATTTGTGTCCTGAGGCTCAGTTTTCGAGTTCTCGGATAGCTCAGCTACCAGAAAATGGTGCCGGGTTTGCTGGTTTTCAAGGGTTTGATGAGAATCCTGGAAATGCTCTGTTTTTAAAGAGATCTAAGTTGTTAAGGCCACTAGAAAGTTGTCCTTCCGTTGGTGCACAACCTAATTTATTCCAAAAAAGAGCAGCTATGAGGAAGAATTCAACTGATAGTGGACCAAATTTCGGGGTGTTAGATGGAGGAAAGGTTAGTGTTTCAAGTGGTACTGGGGGAGATAAAGGGAAGAAAGAAATGGGTAAAGAAGAGAATGAGAAGAGGAAAATTAACAGCAGAGATGATGTAGAAGATGTGAGCATTGATGGGTCAGCTCTGAATTATGATTCAGATGAGTTTACTGAGAATACCAAGGTGGAGGAAACTCTTAAAAATGGGGGAAATACCATAAATGCAAACACTAGTGCTACTGGAGGAGACCAAAACCAAAAGGGTAAAAGGAAAGGGCTTCCTGCTAAGAATTTGATGGCTGAGAGGCGCCGTCGGAAGAAACTCAATGATAGGCTTTACATGTTGCGCTCTGTTGTTCCAAAGATTAGCAAA ATGGATAGAGCTTCAATTCTTGGGGATGCTATCGAGTACCTGAAGGAACTTCTACAGAGAATCAATGACCTCCACAATGAATTGGAGTCAATCCTTCCAAGCTCCTCACTGACACCTACAACCAGCAGTTTCCATCCATTGACACCCACTCCAGCTACCTTTCCTAGCCGTATCAAGGATGAACTTGGCCCCAGTTCATCACCGGGTCTGAATGGGCAGCCAGCAAGA GTTGAAGTAAGGCTGAGAGAAGGAAAAGCTGTAAACATCCACATGTTCTGTGGGCGAAGACCAGGTCTTTTGCTCTCCATAATCAGGGCTTTGGACAACCTTGGACTTGACGCCCAGCAAGCAGTCATTAGCTGTTTCAACGGTTTTTCCATGGATATCTTTCGAGCTGAG CAATGCAAGGAAGGGCAGGACATCAATCCTGAGAATATCAAAGCTGTACTTTTGGATTCAACTGGCTTCCCCAACATGATATAG